In the Calditerricola satsumensis genome, ATCGGGGTGGGGTACGCGTCGCTCCGCTATTGGTTGGAGCTGGAGCCGGAGTTTCTCAAGTTGGACCGTTACTTTACGCATCGGTTGGCGCACGATGCCCAGAAGCAGCGCGTGGTGAGCGGGCTGCTTTACATGCTCGACGGGACGCCGACGCAGCTGATCGTCGAGGGGCTTGAGGAGCCCGAAGATTTGGCCGCGGCCAAGTACCTGGGGGTTCCGCTCGGGCAGGGATTTCTCTTGGGCCACCCGGCGCCGCTGGCCGGCGCGGGACGACGAAAAACGCGACCGGGTTGATCCGGTCGCGTTATATATGTGGGGGAGGCGATCCGCCGGGGCAGGGGGGAATCCCTCCCGCATGACGGTCCTGCGGCAGAATGCCGTTATTCGGTGGCCACCGACTGGTCGGCCTGCTGCCTGACCGGCACGACCATCCGGAAGTGGCGGTCGGCCTCGGCGATGAGGCGCTGGATCTCGTTCGCCTTTTCGTGCTGGTCGGTGGCCTTCAGTTCCTCAACGTAGGCGCCGAGCAGCTCGGCGATGTCGGCCTTGCCCTTCTCGTCGAGGGGCTTCAGCTCCACCTTGGCGCCCTTGGCGATCCGCCGGCGCAACGCCGCCTCGTCCAGGCCCAGCTCGGGAATGACGCGGAGGTAGACGACGCCGCCGGTCATCCCCGAGCAGATCCACGGCCCGGGGTCGCCGAGGACGACGGCGCGGCCGTTGGTCATGTACTCGAAGGCGAAGCCCTTGATGTTGGCCCGCGCGCCGATGTTGCCCAGTTCGTCGCGCACCGGCTCCGTCAGCTCGCCGCCGATCACCACGTCGGCGCCGGAGAGGCGGATGCCGGCGCGGGCGTCGGCGTTGCCCTGGACGATGAAGAGGCCCTTCTGGGCGCCGTAGCAGAAGCTCTTGCCCACCGACCCGTTGAGGAAGACGCCGTGCTTGTTCTTGGCCTTCAGGATGCTGACGCGGCCGCCGAAGGCCATCTTGCCCACGCCGTCCTGGGCCCCGCCGCGCACGCGGATGTTGACCCCGGCGGCGTTAAAGGCGGCCAGGCCGTTGCCGGGCACCGAACCGTCCTCGAAGGTGAGCGTTACCTCGGGCAGGTTGCGGTAGCTGCCGTCGAGGCGCCCGCGCACGCGGTAGCAGGAGTACAGGCCGCCCATGACGCGCGCGTTGCCCAGCACCTTGCGGAAGGTGCGCTGCAGCGGACGGTCGGTGGAGACGTAGGTTTCCCGCTCCAGCTGCGCGCTTTCCGACCCTGCGGCGACGAGGAGGCGCGCCTGTCGTTCCTCTTCGTGCAGGGCGGCGACGCGCAGCTCCCGGGGCATGGGCATCGGCATGAGCAGGTGGCGCAGGTCGAGGCGCTCCCGGCCGCGCGTTTGCACGAGGAGGTCGGCGCGGCCGACCATGTCCTGGGTGCGGGCGAAGCCGAGTTCGGCCGTCAGGCGGCGCACCTCCTCGCCGATGGCGGTGAAGAAGGTCTTGAGCGCTTCGACGGCCCGATCAAACTCGCGCGGCACGAAGCGGCGCAGCCCCTTCTCCTTGGCCTCCTCGAGGGAGTCGATCTGCGTGGCGATGCCCACGTGGCAGGTGTCGAGGTGGCAGCCGCGGCAAGTCGTGCAGCCGATGGCCACCATCGCCAGCGTGCCGAAGCCGACGCGGTTGGCGCCGAGGAGGATCATCTTCACCACGTCGAGGCCCGAGCGCATGCCGCCGTCGCACCACAGCTCCACGCGGTCGCGCAGACCGGCCTCGATCAGGGCGTTGTGGGCCGCCTTGACGCCGATTTCCGCCGGCAGGCCGACGTGCTGGATGGCGTGGACGCGGGCCGCGCCGGTGCCGCCGTCAAAGCCGGACAGGTTGATGAAGTCGGCCCCGGCCTTGGCGATGCCGACGGCGATCGTCCCGATGTTCGGCACGATCGGCACCTTGACGGCCACCTTGGCCCGGTCGTTGGCCTGCTTGATCTCGTAGATGATCTGCGCGAGGTCCTCTATGGAGTAGATGTCGTGGTTGTTCGACGGCGAGATGAGGTCGGAGCCGATCGTCGCGTTCCGCGCTGCGGCGATCTTGGCCGTCACCTTCGAGCCGGGCAGGTGTCCGCCTTCGCCCGGCTTGGCTCCCTGGCCGATCTTGATTTCGACGATGTTGGCGGCATTGGCCAGCTCCACATTCACCCCGAAGCGGCCCGAGGCGATCTGGATGCCGCGGGTGCGCAGGTACTTGCCGAGCATGTCTTTGATCTCGCCGCCCTCGCCGTTGAGGCTGATCATGTTGAGCTGCTCGGCCGCCTCGGCGTAGGCGCGGAAGGCGATTTCGTTCTGCGAGCCGAAGGACATCGAGCTGATGATGAGCGGCAGGCTGTGCTCGCCCACGCTGATGTCCACTTGGCTCGGGTCGACCGGCGGCCGCTCCTGGCGGGCTTTTTCCAGGTTGAGGTCGGTCAGGTGGCGGATGGCGATCGGGTTGGTCCGCTCCTCGTTCTCCAGCTTGTCGGCGTACTCGCGGTAGGCAATCTCCCCGGCGGCCAGCTGGCCGATCGACTTCCAGATGCGCGGGAAGAGGCGGAACAGCTTGGCCGGCTTGGCCGCATCGGAGGCGAAGTCCTCGTGGCGCTTGCGGCTGTCCGCTTCCAGATCGGCGAAGGAGGTGCCGGCTTCCTCGGAGCCGAGGAAGTTGGCGATGCCGAGCACCTCGGCCACCTCGTCGCGCAGGCCGATGGCCGAAAACTGCCGCGTGTAGCCGCGCAGCTCGTGGATGCCGAGGGTGGAGATCACCTTCTCGATGCCCTTCGTCAGGGCGTTGTACAGGTTGACGATCGGCGCTGTGGCCTCGCCGTTTTTGCCGGCCACCGTGGCGAAGAGGAGGTAGGGGCTGACGGCGTCGGCGCCGAACCCGCAGGCGAGCACGAGATCGTGCAGGCTGCGGATGGCTCCCGAGCGCAGGATAATGCCCGCTCGGCGGCGCAGGTTGCCGTTGCCCGGCTCGGCCTTTTTCAGCGCCGTGTCGATGGCGGCGAGGCAAAGGTGCGGGTCGATCCAGTAGCGCCCGTTCTGGTGGCACGGCGCATCGTCGAGCAAAAGGAGCGTCGCCCCCGCGCGCACCGCTTCCACCGCTTCGTTGGCCATGGCCTTCAGGGCGTCCCGCATCGACTGCCCGTCGACGAAGTACGTGTGGAGGGTGTGCACGCCGCCGATTGTGGCGAAGTGGGCCAGCACTTCCTCGAAGGACCACGTGCCGAGCTGGCGTGCCGCTTCTTGCCCCAGCGGCCCTTCCAGGAGGATGGGC is a window encoding:
- a CDS encoding glutamate synthase-related protein, coding for MNHKRVVLREIARFRNHHLTEHDACGIVCVIEKDGRPSHENVLRVLDALVKMEHRSGFIDGEGDGCGILCDIPRTLWAQKLLASGKPGELAFDKRFAVGHIFIPRNLDRDAVMADIRARMADAGFTVLHEEVDNVNPGVLGKNARKESPTFWQVALLAENVDTGRSLEAALFELHVAIEAAHNVHVASLSNHTVAYKVMGAAGILPQYFADIGRPEFQSTVTIGHNRYSTNTLSNFFRVQPFTLLGHNGEINTITRLEEEAEMLGVPLVAGGSDSQNLNRTAEALIHRYNLTLFEAMEFLFPPILNEIKQLRPELQDLYAYIREAWGHFAQGPAGIVSRYKDECVFSVDALGLRPLWMVEDERSLYFASEQGLIPATEMVAEPKPLAPGEKVGIQLLPEGGIRRYAYHELQEEVRRRLAQKVDFRGFRHRLVVGQPPADVAVREPIAEVTNRHYAAFGWEREQIQLAEQMAANGAEPIRSLGHDAPLAALASERQNIADYIKESVAVVTNPAIDREREMEHFSTRVVLGRRPTLGTAEDRGDVIELPSPILLEGPLGQEAARQLGTWSFEEVLAHFATIGGVHTLHTYFVDGQSMRDALKAMANEAVEAVRAGATLLLLDDAPCHQNGRYWIDPHLCLAAIDTALKKAEPGNGNLRRRAGIILRSGAIRSLHDLVLACGFGADAVSPYLLFATVAGKNGEATAPIVNLYNALTKGIEKVISTLGIHELRGYTRQFSAIGLRDEVAEVLGIANFLGSEEAGTSFADLEADSRKRHEDFASDAAKPAKLFRLFPRIWKSIGQLAAGEIAYREYADKLENEERTNPIAIRHLTDLNLEKARQERPPVDPSQVDISVGEHSLPLIISSMSFGSQNEIAFRAYAEAAEQLNMISLNGEGGEIKDMLGKYLRTRGIQIASGRFGVNVELANAANIVEIKIGQGAKPGEGGHLPGSKVTAKIAAARNATIGSDLISPSNNHDIYSIEDLAQIIYEIKQANDRAKVAVKVPIVPNIGTIAVGIAKAGADFINLSGFDGGTGAARVHAIQHVGLPAEIGVKAAHNALIEAGLRDRVELWCDGGMRSGLDVVKMILLGANRVGFGTLAMVAIGCTTCRGCHLDTCHVGIATQIDSLEEAKEKGLRRFVPREFDRAVEALKTFFTAIGEEVRRLTAELGFARTQDMVGRADLLVQTRGRERLDLRHLLMPMPMPRELRVAALHEEERQARLLVAAGSESAQLERETYVSTDRPLQRTFRKVLGNARVMGGLYSCYRVRGRLDGSYRNLPEVTLTFEDGSVPGNGLAAFNAAGVNIRVRGGAQDGVGKMAFGGRVSILKAKNKHGVFLNGSVGKSFCYGAQKGLFIVQGNADARAGIRLSGADVVIGGELTEPVRDELGNIGARANIKGFAFEYMTNGRAVVLGDPGPWICSGMTGGVVYLRVIPELGLDEAALRRRIAKGAKVELKPLDEKGKADIAELLGAYVEELKATDQHEKANEIQRLIAEADRHFRMVVPVRQQADQSVATE